The DNA sequence CCAAGCACCCAAGGACTCTCAAATAATCAATTTTTGGTAATTTGttctttaaattttgataagGAGAGTGATTTTGTAACAAGGTGCTTGGAATCCTATTAATTATGTGGACTGCTTGTGCagctatataattctaaaaacaTCTTGGCATGGCTGAATGAAACATTAGAGCTCTAGTTACTTCAAGTATATGTTGATGTTTATGTTCTACAATATTATTTTGTTGAGGTGTCTCAACGCAAATTATTTGATGCAAGATTCCATTTTGAGTTGTAGAAAGAAGTTAGTTTAAACTCTGCATCATTATCTGTCCTAGTTTTCTTTACTTTGATATTAAACTGAGTGCTAACTAATTTCACATAATTTTGCACATGAGAAGAGGCTTCAGCCTttgatttcataaaaaataactatgtAAATCTACTTTTGTCTTCTATTACAGTAAGAAAGTATTTATGTCCTCCTATAGAGGGAGTACCAAGTGGTCCCCACATATCTATATGCACAAGCTCAAACAAGTTTTCAGATTGTGATAAACTAGATGGAAAAGGAATTTTTTTTGGCAAAGTGACATGAGTCACATGGATTTACAGATCCTTTATTCACTAAACATGAGTAAAATTGctacattattttcatttttctatttGAAATGTGTCCTAATCTAAAATGCCATAATGcctcttcatttctcttgttggAATCACAAGGAGAAACCAGAGCGGCCAGTGTTGATGTATTATTTGTGGATGCAGTGAATGCAGTTGTTGAAAGATTTTCGAATGCATACAGGCCTCTTCTTTGTTCAGCTACTTCAATCATCTTCTTGGAGAGTTGATCCTGTATCTCGCAATTAGAGTCATTAAAAATGAATCGACAATTAAGGTCTGATATCAATTTAGAGACTGAAATGAGGTTGAATTTAAAGTTTAGTATGTACAATGCATGAACTAAATGAAATTGGCTTGTAAATTGAATGGCTCCTGCTACGTTAGTAACAATTTTTGTTCCATCAAAAAAGTTGACGTATATAGACTTGATATGATATAACGTACTAAATGCACTAATAGAAAATGATACATGTTCATTGGCTCCTGAATCTATCATCCAAGAATTTAAGATTAAAAGTGTATAAAGATATAATAAATGTTATACTTTAACTTGATGgcatagttgtaaaaaccggaccggaccggcagGTTCGACCGGAAAATCGGTGAACCGGACCATATACCGGTCCGGTTTGGTATATTGACCGCTTAAGGAAATGAACTGGTCAAAACCGGTACGAACCGATCAAACCGGTCAAAATCGACACGGACCAGAACTGAACCGGTCCGGTCAACGGCTAACTTGCGTGCTGATGACGTCACGCTGACGTCAGCATGCGGTTGTTAAATTTGGTAAAATACATTTGCAGGGAGGAGTCGAACTTGGGTCTTCTGAATTGAAGACCAAGTTGACAACCACTGCGCTACCTGTTTATTTAGCATTGCTGAtgctttttataatatatatttcatttttttataactaatacatatatatatatatatatacatgaaaatacttaactcaatattttttaaattaattattttttaattgaagtacaaattaattaattttaaaataaaaaataataatgaatataaaaataaaataaaaagtatttattctgagaaaaaaattaatttatataattattcaattatacaaaaatatttagacTTTAAAATTATTCTTTGGATATAATTCATAGATTGTTATTCTTATTGTGTCTAATTAAGATACTATATAGTAGTATGAACTAATTATATGtctatttttgtattaattatttatagaATTCAACTTAATTgttcttaaaatattagtaaaaatatgtatttttcaaaatttaattttaagtttttgactatttttattttttatttatatagtaccgagtcaaccggttcaaccagtgacccaccggttcaaccagtgacccaccggttgaaccaatgaCCCAGTGACCCAGTAATTTGACCGGTTCGATTACCGGTtcgattctgacaactatgctTGATGGTATTGTGATGACTTAATTACCAGTCATTATGAGTTGGTTGCtgtgaacttttttttttttagaagtgCTAATAATACTAATTtttgaattgtaaaaaataaattttaaatctatcACTATTTAATTCCTATAAAAGAGTAATTATTTTAGAAAAGTattatagtaattatttttttaatatagtattataaaattatatatatatatataattattttatatttatgttaatagtgtattaaaattaaatttatcttttaatggATTTTGGTGTAGTAATAATATATAGTTGGATTGATTATTTCATATTAAAATTGGCTTCAAGTCCCATACTATTATATGTGTGTGTATTAATTTATTTCATTGAAAAATCCAAGTCATGTATGAACGTATGGAAGGGATGCATGATTTAATTTGACTTAAAATACGCTAGAGGAAGGGCTTGAACCTTCGACCTTGTGGTTAACAGCCAcacgctctaaccaactgagctactCCAGCTTCTACAATTATGATTTAATTTACATTGATAACTTCTTTAATAGAGGGAAAAACCTACCAACGCCAATTTAATTCTTAATTTCTTAGATCCTTAGTCTTAGGAAATATTATTAACgaaaaaatcaaacaatttttttaataatatgatAAATGGCACAGTACTATTAATCCAACTAAACTTCATTCACGAAATAATTTCATTTAAGGATTGGAATCATTTATTTATCACCTATATACTTGTTTATATACCACCAATTGGACTATTAGGGACTTgttaaaaagttataaaattaatcaataataaatgaaaatttcAATAGATGCGCATGTTCAATTCTTATTGTTGAGACGTGTGATTTCAATCACATTTAGTAGTATGATTTTCCAAGTGACCAATAGATCAGTCGTCGTTTCGATATGGCAGTTTGCGATATGAAAGCTTCCGATGAACATCTGGATTCCAACTCATGTGAGAAATGATATTAATAAAGAATGATTTGGCATTCATAGAAATATTGCTGCCCCTATGTTACTACAGAACTGTTTAATTGTGCACTGATCCAAAAACTGGCATTTATGGCCAGCTAGAAAGTCCATTTGCATGCAATGTGGCTTTTTAGTTCTGATTCTCAATTTCCAACATGCGGATAATGGTTTTAGCCTTGCAAATCTCTCGAGTCTGGCATAGTACTAACTTTCCTTGGAAGCAGCTACGGCAGCTTTTGATCCATACTTGGCAAAAACATCACTTAGTACAGCCTTTTCCTTGATCTTTAACCTGTACCAGTGTGAATGGAATAAACATTTTAGAATGAAAAGCAAGCATGAGAATCATCATCTGATAAACGTGTGTAAAATGCACACAGATACTGAGATAATTACCTCTTTGCGGATCCAGGAACATCTAACTTTGGAACCTTCTTGCCTTTCTGTTTCGAAGCCCGCTTTTTCTTCTGCACGCTCTCTTGTCCAACTTCAGCAGATGAATTTGGTTCAGCTGTGGGGTTTCTGTCTATCTGCTCTAAGGAAAGTGAACCAATTTCGGAATTAATCTGCATTTCCacactatcatcatcatcatcatccatgaAAGCAGTGGCAGCATCCTGATCCTCTACAGaaccctcttcatcttcttcttcttctacactaTCATCATAATCTGTCATGAAAGCTGTGGCAGCAACCTGATCCCCTACAGAACCCTCTTCTTTATCCTCTTCACTCTCATCATAATCTCCCTTGAACACAGTGGCAGAATCAGGTTCCTCTGCAGaagtctcttcttctccttctctgtaTATTTGATTGTCTGCTTCATCTGAAACATCCAAAGTGGTCCCATCCCAAGAACTAAGGGCAGAATCCTTCACGTTAGAAACCTCATTTGAGTCCTCTTCAACATCAGAGACCATGAGGAGTGGAGTAGTGTTAAGATTTGCACTTGATTTCGGAGAAACAGGAGAGGAAGAATGTGCATTTACAAATTCACATTTTATTGGCTTCTGAATCTTGCCAAAAGCAATACTTTGTCCAGAATATAGCTCTATAAACCTGAAGGAATGATCATTTGAGTAAAATATACTACCACAGGGAAAACAATTAAAATCACTGTGAGCCAGCAACACTTTCTGGCATTGATAATGGTACAAATAATCAACAACCATTATGACTAGATCCTTAATTCCAAGAAATACACATCTGAAATCATTCCACTTTACCCGAGTAAAAGAAATGAAGCTTGAATTTGTTAACCAAGAGAAGAAAACAATCTTTTAAAGTTTTACATATTTTCACtgtgataaataaaataagagttTCTAAAAGGGAAAAAACTCCATGCACTGTGTATAGACTAGAGTTCTAGAACACACCTACCTAACTGCATCTGCTTCACACTTGAAATCAACAAAAGCAAAACCCTTGCAGATAGGGTCCCGTGTCTTCTTGTTTCCAATAACTGCCGGGACGATATTCACTATGCCTGGAATCCCTTCAAATGCAGATTTCAGATCCCTATGAATGTTCTTCTTTTTCGGCAGGTTCACCAAGCGCACTCGACCACCAATCGGAACAACTTGAGCGTCTTCAAAATTTCATGACAACAGTAATAGTCAAATGCCAAATTGTAAACACCGCAGAAACAAGAAGTAAACAATGGCCAAAAACAATGGCCTGTTTCATCCAAAGGCCaaacacaaacaaacaaacaaacaacaacaacaacaacaacatataaaccacACTAGACCACTAGCAATTTCCTTTGACCATTACCAAGTTCTTATATTCTTTTCAGGCTCCATAAAATATGCACTTCTGAATCAACAAAGATTAAAGAATTCAGgataagaagaaaaaattaagaaaacatCAAAATTTGCTTAAAAGTTAAAACGAATGTATTATTTCACCAAACATAGTAACATGAAACACAAACAAGTGAACAATAGCACAAAAGCAATCACTCTGTGGAATAAAATTCAAACAGTTTTCAAATGTAACTAaacctttcttcttttcttcactgtTTTTGGAGTTAACGACAccgctcttgagcttcttcaagtTAGCAGCTTGTGCTTCTCTGCTCTGACGCATTTCATCAAGCAGCTTGTCCTCAACGGAAGTATCATACACTTTCCCTTCACCGAACCCTCTGGGTTTGTGCTTGAACCACTTCCTCATCTTCTCAAACGGTATCATTCCCTCTTCATCACCAccttcttcgtcttcgtcttcatCACCATCGTCGTCGTAGTAGTACTCATTATCGCCACCCAAAACGACGTCGTCATCCTCAAAGTCTTCGTCATCGTCGTCGTAGTAATCGAATTTATCGTCGTTCGTTTTCGTGCCACGACGCCGTCGCCTCCTCGAAGATGTGGCAGGGGAGCGACGCACGGCGCGTAAACTCACGCGGGGTTGTCGGAACCGATGGAAGTGGAGATCGAAGCGCGAAAAGAGTGGGGAGACGATAGCCTGAGAGGCACGTGCGAGAGCGAAGGAATGGCACGTGCCGGTTCTCACTCGAACCGGCAAAAAATTGTAGGGGGCCGGAAGCAAAGCTGAACGGAGCATAGCTTCTTCCTTCTCCGATTTTCAGCTCCTCCGCCTTACTGCTTCAGTTTATCGTTACCCAAACAAAAAAGTGTAattaatttaacatttttaaattacgtatattattattgttattaaactAAATTTGTAACGATTTAAAGGATGCTAACTAATTTTAGTCATTAATAGTTACAATTGAACAACAGAACAGAACAAGGGAGAACAGGTTCGGAGACTGAAGCACAGGTTTATATTGAAATGAAATGGGAATTTTATTTGTTTCAACATCCATATCCATTATCCATAAGAAGCTAATTATGTGGATTAGCAACAATCGGTAAACAAATTGATATAAGTATCAAGTATGTATTGATAAAAGAAGGCAGAGGCAAATCTGAAATAAAATGCTTATCAGCTTCAAAGAAACTTGGATTAGTCACCGACAAAATTGTATTGATGCAAATAACAGTCAAAGGAATCAACAATATGGATCTGTCTAGGCCTGAAAATTGTATATATTGTACCAAGTCACTAATAAATGAAAAGAAACCAAAGCAAGAAAAAAACAATTAGTCTTTAATTAAATATGCTTCACCCTGCATAACCAGCATTCATGTCCATTACCATTTTGATGCAACAAACATTTCTTCCAAAATTATAACGCGCGCAAGTTCAATTATTCATATTGAATAACAACTTAGACTTTTTTTAATTGACTATAGTTGGTAAATTAGGTGGCTGTTTTCATAAACCACATTTACCAACATGGACTGGAGTAGTGAGTCATTTATATGATGATGCAATAACAATGAGTTGGAACCAACTAAACTAAAATGCAAACTCTGACTCAAATTAAGGAAGAGTACTTATTAAAAAGAAGAAGCGGAGGCGAAGAATTGAAAGCAGGGCCACTAACCTGGGTTCCGTGCTGAGAAGCCAGCGAAGATCAAAACGACGTGCCGAGCTACCTggggaagaggaagatgaaaacGACGTGCCAGCGAAGATGAAAACGACACGGGGAAGAGGAAGCAGCGGCGGCGCTGAGGACCTGGGGACGGCGGCGGCGATGAAGGGCTAGGGTTTTCCTTGGCTTCAGAGGTCTCCACTCTCCAGGGAGTGCACGAATGGTTctgcttttgttttctgttttttttttcaaataaacaaaacggcgtcgttttattCGAACCGGCCAATTGCTGATCTGATTCAACCGGCCGGTTCGACGGTTTTCAAACGATTTTCTCTCCAACGGTAATAAGTATTGAACCGGACCGTTTTTATTGCATTCAGACATGTTTAATTTGTTCAAACTTAAAAGTATGAATGAAAGATTGATGGAGTAGCTATTAACAATAATGAATTCAGCGAGTTCATCTTCATGACATTTCATCATAATTATACATCACACAAAGAAAAAGATGACTACATAACACCCAATTCTTGGATTTTTGAACTATTTACTATATATTATAAATTGCATGATAAATGATCATaccataaatatatattttttatggaaatttttgcaaaaataataaaatatttgtaaccaACTATATCACTTTTCTTTTTGGGTCAGGAACTATATCACTTTAAAAGGTGTTAGGATAATTATTGGTGGTTTgagagggggggggggaggggtgcTAGATTAATTTGGGCCATATGTTATGCTCAATAGTATGGTTTTTGGTACAAGCCCATATATATTTTGCAGTTTTTATTTTCACCCTAATTATTCTAGGTGCGTATGCACGACCAAAAATGAAAATTCTAGGTGCATatgccaaaaacaaaaaaaacaaaaaaaacaagtgCATTGCTGACTTGAAATgactttattattaaattaaatagttCCAATTTTTTCTGAATAACATTTCCTAATctttaataccaaaaaaaaaaaaattcccttATCTTTCAATTTCATATGAAGAGTTTAAATAAAAAGAACTTGAGTTTAAATAGTCGTCCCTGTTGAGTTAATAACTTTGATGGTAACCATTAGATTAAATTTGAATGGATAATAAGTAAACTAAAGCCATTATTTATTCTAGTGTATACTAACTCATCACCATTTTATTTCTTAAAtgcatgaataataataataataataataataaatatgtgaATAACTAAGCTGATAACTGATAAGTATCTTATGTTCTATTTAAGATAGGTCTTGGTGGAAGTAGATAACCAagtgtaatatatttttttgaaatatctaCATTttgaaaaaggaataaaattttaaatttgtcaataaattattttatgaataatttatttctaaaaattacattttaaaacATCACACAAATATGggagtaatatatttttatgaacaattttaataaataaattaaaactttttaaacaATTTCCACTAAGAATCTAGACAAGTGCACTTAAAAAAACTGCAATAATGAACTGATAATAGTGATTGTAGAAAagagaatatttaaaaaattttacgtCGAATTCTTGCCCTGAAAATCATAAGAGACTTCTTTTCTGGTCCTCGGActttgaagaaaataaacaaaaatccaAACAATATAAGTTTCTAATTTTGTCAAAacatttattatttcaaaaattaaattgatatgtAAAAATGACTAAATACTTTTACTATATTCTTCacgtaaaattataatattatatcataaaattatttattctaaaagcTAAATAGATAATgattcataaataattatatattcaaaataaagtataatatgataaataatattaaaaccttgcccaaaaaaaaaataatattaaacattacATACTGATGAGTTTGGATTTTTAAATTCCTTGAACAACGAGCCATCCCAACTATGcttaaaacatttattttttctcttaattaatgCTTTCCATGAATTGAGGTTCTAATTCGAGTTGCAATCTGAAACAAAGGCTTAACACGCGGAGATATAACAGGGCAAGCTACAAAAATTTATTATCAGTTGCACTTTATTCAACTACGATTAATTGATTATCACTAAGAATACATATTATGAGTCTTTTATTTTaggacaatttttttaaataaataaaatggacATCAATTTTATCTGATTACACATTTTATAAAACAAAGAcataaatgtaattttttatgaatCTATAAAAACCGTTACTGGCAGTAGCGGATTAGGAGAGAACGTAAACCGCTACTAGCAGTTTGCGGTTTACGTGCATTGGGAGGTGAACAGAAACTGCTACACGACAATGATTTCTGCAAAACGTTTTTTGACATAAATCGCTGGATGTTGAACGTAAATcagtagcggtttacgttgaATGTGTTACTAATGTCCAATTGCCCGCTCCAAGAATGTCTAGTATGTCAAGAGCTTTTCAATTTGAAATGTGCGCTTTATTACACTCAAGTTTTTCTCATAAATCAAATATTCACGCTTCTATTTGAAATACCGCTCTTCATTTTAGACGTTAATAACGTCCATTTTGTGAAAAAGATAGGCTCACAGACATTACTCTTGGATGACGCCTTTTGAGTTGGGCGTTACCAACGTCAAACTTTCTTTACATACTTTGCTTATTTCTTGAATAATATGTATTGCTTGCATGCTTCATTAAGTGGCGTTTATAACGCCTTCAACATGCATGCTTCATTCTTTAATTCATGCTATTAACATACATATAAGCTTCATGAATTAACCTTAGTGCATGCATGTTTTTTGCATTATTTCATTATTAATTAATAGCACATGCATGCATATTTTAATCATTAATTCACTAAtgatgcatgcaaaggcattaaACATACATGAAAGAAACTTGAGCGTTACCACAATGAAGCGCCCATTTCAAATTGAAAGTTCTTGACATACTAGACACTCTTGGAGTTGGGCACTTGGACATTGGTAACACACTTAACGTTA is a window from the Arachis hypogaea cultivar Tifrunner chromosome 1, arahy.Tifrunner.gnm2.J5K5, whole genome shotgun sequence genome containing:
- the LOC112797618 gene encoding uncharacterized protein translates to MLRSALLPAPYNFLPVRVRTGTCHSFALARASQAIVSPLFSRFDLHFHRFRQPRVSLRAVRRSPATSSRRRRRRGTKTNDDKFDYYDDDDEDFEDDDVVLGGDNEYYYDDDGDEDEDEEGGDEEGMIPFEKMRKWFKHKPRGFGEGKVYDTSVEDKLLDEMRQSREAQAANLKKLKSGVVNSKNSEEKKKDAQVVPIGGRVRLVNLPKKKNIHRDLKSAFEGIPGIVNIVPAVIGNKKTRDPICKGFAFVDFKCEADAVRFIELYSGQSIAFGKIQKPIKCEFVNAHSSSPVSPKSSANLNTTPLLMVSDVEEDSNEVSNVKDSALSSWDGTTLDVSDEADNQIYREGEEETSAEEPDSATVFKGDYDESEEDKEEGSVGDQVAATAFMTDYDDSVEEEEDEEGSVEDQDAATAFMDDDDDDSVEMQINSEIGSLSLEQIDRNPTAEPNSSAEVGQESVQKKKRASKQKGKKVPKLDVPGSAKRLKIKEKAVLSDVFAKYGSKAAVAASKES